The Fulvivirga ligni genome window below encodes:
- a CDS encoding class I SAM-dependent methyltransferase: MATVATQNKRGFTYNLPDIGQQFIDEAVLDQGPVLDVGAAYGVATLPALEKGLQVVALDINKEHLRYLKANTPQPHAHRLETVESNFPYIDFPHNYFQSIYISQVFPFLKPFEIVSAAKKLHAWLKPGGKLYVVSFTPYLRHCESYLEIYHLKKEKDEPWAGYIECLPEFSKNNPVAAELPESINHVDEDDLRRVFSPFFSIEQLYLFGDARNELPEWIKYDDRERVGMVAKKLDL; encoded by the coding sequence ATGGCTACAGTTGCAACACAAAATAAGAGAGGTTTTACATATAATTTGCCGGATATAGGTCAGCAATTCATTGATGAGGCTGTTTTAGACCAGGGTCCTGTGTTAGATGTGGGGGCGGCTTATGGCGTAGCAACTTTACCAGCTTTAGAAAAAGGTTTGCAGGTAGTAGCGCTTGATATCAATAAGGAACATCTAAGATATTTAAAGGCCAACACACCTCAGCCGCATGCACATCGTTTGGAAACTGTAGAAAGCAATTTTCCTTATATTGATTTCCCTCATAATTATTTTCAATCTATTTACATTTCTCAGGTTTTTCCCTTTTTAAAGCCTTTTGAAATTGTAAGCGCTGCTAAAAAACTTCACGCCTGGTTAAAGCCTGGGGGTAAGTTGTATGTGGTGAGCTTCACGCCTTATTTGAGGCATTGTGAATCTTACCTTGAAATTTACCACCTAAAAAAGGAAAAGGATGAGCCTTGGGCAGGATACATTGAATGTCTTCCTGAGTTCAGTAAGAATAACCCTGTGGCTGCAGAGCTTCCCGAGAGCATAAACCATGTAGATGAAGACGATTTGAGGAGAGTATTCTCTCCATTTTTTTCAATTGAACAACTATACCTGTTTGGAGATGCTCGAAATGAGCTCCCAGAGTGGATAAAGTATGATGACAGAGAGCGAGTAGGTATGGTAGCCAAAAAACTAGATTTATGA
- a CDS encoding DUF2188 domain-containing protein, which translates to MDFYHLTKENDSWNLTKEGNDRASKAFHTTKDEAIKESATYLESHGGGSLKIHKEDGTIQEERTYPRSADPVSSEG; encoded by the coding sequence ATGGACTTTTATCATTTAACTAAAGAAAACGATAGCTGGAACTTGACAAAAGAAGGAAACGATAGAGCTTCAAAGGCGTTTCATACCACTAAAGATGAGGCTATTAAAGAGAGTGCAACCTATTTAGAAAGCCATGGTGGCGGTTCTTTGAAGATTCATAAGGAGGATGGAACCATTCAAGAAGAAAGAACTTATCCTAGAAGTGCTGACCCTGTGAGCAGTGAGGGGTAA
- a CDS encoding alpha/beta hydrolase: protein MKRPLLSIWLALSLIIACQKSEDLLPVFPSSTISTPSQEGSKTINASKHRTKKKFLLVHGAWHPEGSWTKIIVGLKIYGHEVYTVQLPGLGTDRTPLNQVTLASHVSAVTNKLLEIGPDVTLVGHSYGGVVISQAAENLSSYINKVVYVSAFMLQNGESLLDIAMNDANSVVTKNIMITGDSVYIPAQFYDEAFYNYGLDSENRNLQADVLFIKTLLVPQPLSTFVTPVSLSSAYYNLEKVYISCLQDHAITPGTQCFMYSRFPNVDLHIMAQSDHSPFLFKPKKLVEILNGL from the coding sequence ATGAAAAGACCTTTACTATCCATTTGGCTGGCATTATCGTTAATTATTGCTTGTCAAAAATCAGAAGACCTTCTCCCAGTCTTCCCATCCTCCACAATCTCAACTCCATCTCAGGAAGGATCTAAGACCATTAACGCCAGCAAGCACAGGACAAAGAAAAAATTTTTATTAGTACATGGGGCATGGCACCCCGAAGGCTCCTGGACCAAGATCATCGTAGGTTTGAAAATCTATGGGCATGAAGTATACACGGTACAGCTTCCAGGCCTTGGAACGGATCGAACTCCGCTTAATCAGGTAACGCTGGCCAGCCATGTAAGCGCAGTTACTAACAAGTTATTGGAAATTGGCCCGGATGTGACACTAGTTGGTCATTCGTATGGTGGAGTTGTGATATCGCAGGCTGCGGAAAACCTGTCATCCTACATCAATAAGGTAGTCTATGTTTCGGCTTTCATGCTACAAAATGGAGAGAGCCTGTTAGATATTGCCATGAATGACGCCAACTCGGTAGTTACAAAGAATATTATGATCACCGGGGACAGTGTATATATTCCGGCCCAGTTTTATGATGAGGCTTTCTACAATTATGGGCTTGATAGTGAAAATAGAAATTTACAAGCAGATGTTCTTTTCATAAAAACTCTGCTAGTCCCACAACCACTCAGCACCTTTGTAACACCAGTGTCACTTTCCAGCGCTTATTATAATCTGGAAAAAGTGTACATATCCTGCCTGCAGGACCACGCCATAACACCTGGCACACAATGCTTTATGTACAGTAGGTTTCCCAATGTAGATTTACACATCATGGCACAATCTGACCATTCACCCTTTCTATTTAAGCCCAAAAAATTGGTTGAAATTCTAAACGGCCTGTAA
- a CDS encoding chorismate--pyruvate lyase family protein: MRTQTIMQDWTNVSELSESHVPENVYDWLTPKAYRLSDGIRRTYDQFELVRIQEGIGRITDYEKQYMRGDYAYIRQIFLLGDSHPQVYARTTVPLKVYTEYKQLFDNLGDRPIGESILYNNPAITRTPFLVGAFAMAHLPFMEYSPEGRFANRQRYIMSIPIWNRQSTFNLMDETFLLITESFLPTIKPLVTD; encoded by the coding sequence ATGAGAACTCAGACTATTATGCAAGATTGGACAAATGTTTCAGAACTATCCGAAAGCCATGTACCGGAAAACGTCTATGATTGGTTAACACCCAAGGCGTACCGTTTGAGTGATGGTATAAGAAGGACCTACGATCAATTTGAATTGGTAAGAATTCAGGAAGGTATTGGTCGTATTACTGATTATGAAAAGCAGTATATGAGAGGTGATTACGCCTACATCAGACAGATTTTTCTATTGGGAGATTCACATCCACAGGTGTATGCCCGAACCACAGTGCCTTTAAAAGTTTACACAGAATACAAGCAACTATTTGATAATCTGGGTGATAGACCCATAGGTGAGAGTATTTTATATAATAACCCTGCTATTACGCGAACACCATTTTTGGTGGGAGCCTTTGCTATGGCTCATTTGCCGTTTATGGAGTACAGTCCGGAAGGTAGATTCGCTAATCGCCAGCGCTATATTATGTCTATTCCTATCTGGAATCGTCAGTCCACTTTTAATTTAATGGACGAGACTTTCTTGCTCATCACCGAATCTTTTTTGCCAACAATTAAACCATTAGTTACGGATTAA
- a CDS encoding UDP-glucose--hexose-1-phosphate uridylyltransferase: METFDLSNHSHRRYNILTGEWVQVSPHRAKRPWQGQQEEGNAELRPQHDPTCYLCAGNTRSNGEVNPDYTGTYSFVNDFASLTSDFEGEGFEKGLMKAKSEKGLCKVICFSPRHDLTIPELEINEIKEVVDLWVKECNELSQLDYINHIQIFENKGSIMGCSNPHPHGQIWAQESVPVEPVKKALHFKNHYDKTGSSLLSDYLKEESEADERIIFENEHFIVLVPFWAVWPYETMIVPKRKMAQITEMSEGEKAAFAEAIQQLTIKYDNLFETSFPYSSGIHQAPFDGGEHAEWHWHMSFYPPLLRSATVKKFMVGYEMFGNPQRDITPEQAAKTLQALSNVHYKAQLA; the protein is encoded by the coding sequence ATGGAAACTTTTGATCTTTCGAATCATTCGCATCGCAGATATAATATTTTAACGGGAGAGTGGGTGCAAGTATCACCTCACCGTGCTAAGAGACCCTGGCAAGGGCAGCAGGAGGAAGGTAATGCCGAACTAAGACCCCAGCATGATCCTACATGCTACTTGTGCGCTGGTAATACACGCTCTAATGGAGAGGTGAATCCTGATTATACCGGTACTTATTCGTTTGTGAATGACTTTGCTTCACTAACCTCTGACTTTGAAGGAGAAGGTTTTGAGAAGGGGCTAATGAAAGCTAAAAGTGAAAAGGGTCTATGCAAAGTAATATGTTTTTCTCCCAGGCATGACTTAACCATTCCAGAGCTGGAAATTAATGAGATAAAGGAGGTGGTTGATCTTTGGGTGAAAGAATGTAATGAGCTTTCGCAGTTAGACTATATCAATCATATTCAGATATTTGAAAATAAAGGCAGCATTATGGGCTGCTCTAATCCTCACCCTCACGGGCAAATTTGGGCTCAGGAATCTGTACCTGTGGAGCCAGTAAAAAAGGCCTTACATTTTAAAAATCATTATGATAAAACAGGAAGCTCACTTTTATCGGATTACTTAAAAGAAGAATCTGAAGCGGATGAGCGGATTATATTCGAGAATGAACATTTCATAGTTTTGGTGCCATTTTGGGCGGTTTGGCCATACGAAACGATGATTGTTCCTAAACGAAAAATGGCTCAGATTACTGAAATGTCAGAAGGCGAAAAAGCGGCCTTTGCCGAGGCCATTCAGCAGCTGACAATCAAATATGATAATTTATTTGAAACCTCATTTCCATATTCATCGGGCATTCACCAGGCTCCTTTTGATGGCGGAGAGCATGCTGAATGGCATTGGCATATGAGTTTTTATCCGCCACTGTTGAGGTCGGCTACAGTGAAGAAGTTTATGGTAGGGTATGAAATGTTTGGAAATCCGCAGAGAGATATTACTCCAGAACAGGCCGCTAAAACCTTGCAAGCACTTAGTAATGTTCATTACAAAGCTCAATTGGCTTAA